A part of Chitinimonas koreensis genomic DNA contains:
- a CDS encoding DMT family transporter — protein MPLTALALVIFAAFTHASWNLLAKRAADCRHFVWFYSAGTVVLWLPVVAIYLAFERPQLGWPEWIALAGSALLHTAYSMALQRGYKVGDLSVVYPLARGTGPLLSFFGAMLVLGERPGWLASVGALAVVAGVFMLAGGPRIFHAGGARRSLFWGVATGACIAVYTVWDGHAVKVLLLSPLLVDYAGNSLRFLLLTPRALADRSTLLPEWRRYWKFALGVSVLGPLGYTLVLFAMQMAPVSHVAPARELSMMVGAWYGARLLDEGELSRRMLAAGVIVAGVLGLAFG, from the coding sequence ATGCCCCTGACCGCCCTGGCCCTGGTGATCTTCGCCGCCTTCACCCACGCCTCGTGGAACCTGCTGGCCAAGCGCGCCGCCGACTGCCGCCACTTCGTCTGGTTCTACTCGGCCGGCACGGTGGTGCTGTGGCTGCCGGTGGTGGCGATCTACCTCGCGTTCGAGCGGCCGCAGCTCGGCTGGCCCGAGTGGATCGCGCTGGCCGGCAGCGCGCTGCTGCACACCGCCTACTCGATGGCGCTGCAGCGCGGCTACAAGGTCGGCGACCTGTCGGTGGTCTACCCGCTGGCGCGCGGCACCGGCCCGCTGCTGTCCTTCTTCGGCGCCATGCTGGTGCTGGGCGAGCGGCCCGGCTGGCTGGCCAGCGTCGGCGCGCTGGCGGTGGTGGCCGGGGTGTTCATGCTGGCCGGCGGGCCGCGCATCTTCCATGCCGGCGGCGCGCGCCGCAGCCTGTTCTGGGGCGTGGCGACCGGTGCCTGCATCGCCGTCTACACGGTGTGGGACGGCCATGCGGTCAAGGTGCTGCTGCTGTCGCCGCTGCTGGTCGACTATGCCGGCAACAGCTTGCGCTTCCTGCTGCTGACGCCGCGCGCGCTGGCCGACCGGTCGACGCTGCTGCCCGAATGGCGGCGCTACTGGAAATTCGCGCTCGGCGTCAGCGTGCTCGGCCCGCTCGGCTACACGCTGGTGCTGTTCGCCATGCAGATGGCGCCGGTCAGCCATGTCGCGCCGGCGCGCGAATTGTCGATGATGGTCGGCGCCTGGTACGGCGCCCGGCTGCTCGACGAGGGCGAGCTGTCGCGCCGCATGCTGGCGGCCGGCGTGATCGTAGCCGGGGTGCTCGGGCTGGCGTTCGGCTGA
- a CDS encoding bifunctional diguanylate cyclase/phosphodiesterase, with the protein MQVPFFRTLRARLVLAILVVQCAVLAVLLANVGRVWSDMVLRATEVRVQELARLLNAALAPSMASLDYAPAAELLDGVRTPEGIDYLVLFDRQGKVVAARGWDIGTPLPPPDAPGRLAGGGEVPPIVHASAPIELAGQRYGLLRFGISTELLRESADRIVWQSATVVIVGALVSAILLASLGFWLTRRLYRLIEAADRHAAAGALGQIAVEGEDEIAQLAQRFNQMAVGIQERLDALKKNEEKFLAIADYTYGVELWLDPDGRLVWVNASVTRLTGYTVRECMEMRQFPLPLATLEERGRVAEALKQALTGTAGQDFEFRAMKREGRTFWAAMSWQPIYDAHANYLGIRASIHDNSQFKEDRLALKRAVYELQQSQALNQTYLARAEAERARLTALLSAMRFGVLFVDNDNQVVFHNPAFKTLWLIDDSIPVIGKPIGQVLQTALNKPADYDFATHLEASDALAAMDVYPGDLTMNDGRIVTQHCYTVRDELGIFTGRLWVYEDVTQEHFLNERMVFLAERDALTGLYNRHAFQEQLERLLAEAERLQDTLAVLYFDLDEFKYVNDTFGHGAGDELLKRVAQEISGQVRRNEFFARLGGDEFAILVPSCTETDVTHLSNRVVATVSGIQFSVDSQPLRLSSSLGVAMFPLHAENAEDLVAHADTAMYQAKSAGKATWRMYQAERDASREMVNRLTWNEKIQQALENDGFVLYFQGIYDAATREVAHLEALVRMKDPNNPGQIVPPGHFIPHAEKSGKILDIDRWVIGQTIRLLAANRAMPSVAVNISGRSFDETSLPDYINAMLRECQVEPERLMVELTETAAVSDMRDAQRFIEALRATGCTVCLDDFGAGFSSFAYLKHLKAHVLKIDGLFIRDLPKDHDSQVFVKGMASIARDMGKQTVAEFVEDEETLRMLVEFGVDMVQGYYLDKPTPDHPALRGVQAVHA; encoded by the coding sequence ATGCAGGTGCCCTTCTTCAGAACCCTGCGCGCGCGGCTGGTGCTGGCCATCCTGGTGGTGCAGTGCGCGGTGCTGGCGGTGCTGCTGGCCAATGTCGGCCGGGTCTGGTCCGACATGGTGCTGCGCGCCACCGAGGTGCGCGTGCAGGAGCTGGCCCGGCTGCTCAACGCCGCGCTGGCGCCGTCGATGGCCTCGCTCGACTACGCGCCGGCGGCCGAGCTGCTGGACGGCGTGCGCACGCCCGAGGGCATCGACTACCTGGTGCTGTTCGACCGCCAGGGCAAGGTGGTGGCCGCGCGCGGCTGGGACATCGGCACGCCGCTGCCGCCGCCCGACGCGCCGGGCCGGCTGGCCGGCGGCGGCGAGGTGCCGCCGATCGTGCACGCCAGCGCGCCGATCGAACTGGCCGGCCAGCGCTACGGCCTGCTGCGCTTCGGCATCTCGACCGAACTCTTGCGCGAGTCGGCCGACCGCATCGTCTGGCAGAGCGCCACCGTGGTCATCGTCGGCGCGCTGGTGTCGGCCATCCTGCTGGCCTCGCTCGGCTTCTGGCTGACCCGCCGGCTGTACCGGCTGATCGAGGCGGCCGACCGCCATGCCGCCGCCGGCGCGCTGGGCCAGATCGCGGTCGAGGGCGAGGACGAGATCGCCCAGCTGGCGCAGCGCTTCAACCAGATGGCGGTCGGCATCCAGGAACGGCTCGACGCGCTGAAGAAGAACGAGGAGAAATTCCTCGCCATCGCCGACTACACCTACGGCGTCGAGCTGTGGCTCGACCCGGACGGCCGGCTGGTCTGGGTGAACGCCTCGGTGACGCGGCTGACCGGCTACACCGTGCGCGAATGCATGGAGATGCGCCAGTTCCCGTTGCCGCTGGCCACGCTGGAGGAGCGCGGCCGGGTGGCCGAGGCGCTCAAGCAGGCGCTGACCGGTACCGCCGGCCAGGATTTCGAATTCCGCGCCATGAAGCGCGAGGGCCGCACCTTCTGGGCCGCCATGAGCTGGCAGCCGATCTACGACGCGCACGCCAACTACCTCGGCATCCGCGCCTCGATCCACGACAACAGCCAGTTCAAGGAAGACCGGCTGGCGCTCAAGCGCGCGGTGTACGAGCTGCAGCAGTCGCAGGCGCTGAACCAGACCTACCTGGCCCGCGCCGAGGCCGAGCGCGCGCGGCTGACCGCCCTGCTGTCGGCGATGCGCTTCGGCGTGCTGTTCGTCGACAACGACAACCAGGTGGTCTTCCACAACCCGGCCTTCAAGACGCTGTGGCTGATCGACGATTCGATCCCGGTGATCGGCAAGCCGATCGGTCAGGTGCTGCAGACCGCGCTGAACAAGCCGGCCGACTACGACTTCGCCACCCACCTCGAGGCCAGCGACGCGCTGGCGGCGATGGACGTCTACCCGGGCGACCTGACCATGAACGACGGCCGCATCGTCACCCAGCACTGCTACACGGTGCGCGACGAGCTCGGCATCTTCACCGGCCGGCTGTGGGTCTACGAGGACGTCACCCAGGAGCACTTCCTCAACGAGCGCATGGTGTTCCTGGCCGAGCGCGACGCGCTGACCGGGCTCTACAACCGCCACGCCTTCCAGGAGCAGCTCGAGCGGCTGCTGGCCGAGGCCGAGCGGCTGCAGGACACGCTGGCGGTGCTGTACTTCGACCTCGACGAGTTCAAGTACGTCAACGACACCTTCGGCCACGGCGCCGGCGACGAGCTGCTCAAGCGGGTGGCGCAGGAGATCTCGGGCCAGGTGCGCCGCAACGAGTTCTTCGCCCGGCTCGGCGGCGACGAGTTCGCCATCCTGGTGCCGAGCTGCACCGAGACCGACGTGACCCATCTGTCCAACCGGGTGGTGGCCACCGTGTCGGGCATCCAGTTCAGCGTCGACAGCCAGCCGCTGCGGCTGTCGAGCAGCCTCGGCGTGGCGATGTTCCCGCTGCACGCGGAGAACGCCGAGGACCTGGTGGCGCATGCCGATACCGCGATGTACCAGGCCAAGTCGGCCGGCAAGGCGACCTGGCGCATGTACCAGGCCGAGCGCGACGCCAGCCGCGAGATGGTCAACCGGCTGACCTGGAACGAGAAGATCCAGCAGGCGCTGGAGAACGACGGCTTCGTGCTGTACTTCCAGGGCATCTACGACGCCGCAACCCGCGAGGTGGCCCACCTCGAGGCGCTGGTGCGGATGAAGGACCCGAACAACCCGGGCCAGATCGTGCCGCCCGGCCACTTCATCCCGCATGCCGAGAAGAGCGGCAAGATCCTCGACATCGACCGCTGGGTGATCGGCCAGACCATCCGCCTGCTGGCCGCCAACCGCGCCATGCCCTCGGTGGCGGTCAACATCTCGGGCCGCAGCTTCGACGAGACCAGCCTGCCCGACTACATCAACGCCATGCTGCGCGAATGCCAGGTCGAGCCCGAGCGGCTGATGGTCGAGCTGACCGAGACCGCGGCGGTCAGCGACATGCGCGACGCCCAGCGCTTCATCGAGGCGCTGCGCGCCACCGGCTGCACCGTCTGCCTCGACGACTTCGGCGCCGGCTTCTCCTCCTTCGCCTACCTCAAGCACCTCAAGGCGCACGTGCTGAAGATCGACGGCCTGTTCATCCGCGACCTGCCCAAGGACCACGACAGCCAGGTGTTCGTGAAGGGCATGGCCAGCATCGCGCGCGACATGGGCAAGCAGACGGTGGCCGAGTTCGTCGAGGACGAGGAGACGCTGCGCATGCTGGTCGAGTTCGGCGTCGACATGGTGCAGGGCTACTACCTCGACAAGCCGACGCCCGACCATCCGGCCTTGCGCGGGGTGCAGGCGGTGCATGCGTGA
- a CDS encoding aminoglycoside phosphotransferase family protein — MDRIDALRAWLQGRLETAFTLSEPIGDASSRRYFRVAPAGGGSYVAMDAPPERCDPAPFLRVAALLAPAVRVPAVLAHDAQQGFLLLEDVGETDLQTALAGLDEEAATALYRRAIDALVALQAGVDAAALPDYDAATMADDLERFAEWYADRHLGKPLAGEDRAVWERCRALLVLRAQAQGKVAIHFDYHSRNLTVPAEGGRLGVLDFQDARRGPIGYDLASLLKDMYVSWPEAFRLELAIRYWEAARRAGLPVPAAFDQFYAEFEWMGVFRQIRTLGTFARLVHRDGKPRYLDDMPVALAYLRETCARYAELHPLYKLLNRLHEVQVQVGYTF; from the coding sequence ATCGGCGACGCCTCGAGCCGGCGCTATTTCCGCGTCGCGCCGGCCGGCGGCGGCAGCTATGTGGCGATGGACGCGCCGCCCGAGCGCTGCGATCCGGCGCCTTTCCTGCGCGTCGCCGCGCTGCTGGCCCCGGCCGTGCGGGTGCCGGCGGTGCTGGCGCACGATGCGCAGCAGGGATTCCTGCTGCTGGAGGACGTCGGCGAGACCGATCTGCAGACCGCGCTGGCCGGCCTCGACGAGGAGGCCGCCACCGCGCTCTACCGCCGCGCGATCGACGCGCTGGTGGCGCTGCAGGCCGGCGTCGATGCTGCCGCCCTGCCCGACTACGATGCGGCGACCATGGCCGACGATCTGGAGCGCTTCGCCGAGTGGTACGCCGACCGCCACCTGGGCAAGCCGCTGGCCGGCGAGGACCGCGCGGTGTGGGAGCGCTGCCGGGCGCTGCTGGTGCTGCGCGCCCAGGCCCAGGGCAAGGTGGCGATCCATTTCGACTACCACAGCCGCAACCTGACGGTGCCGGCCGAGGGCGGGCGGCTCGGCGTGCTCGACTTCCAGGACGCGCGCCGCGGCCCGATCGGTTACGACCTTGCCTCGCTGCTCAAGGATATGTACGTGAGCTGGCCCGAGGCCTTCCGCCTCGAACTGGCGATCCGCTACTGGGAGGCCGCGCGCCGGGCCGGCCTGCCGGTGCCGGCGGCGTTCGACCAGTTCTACGCCGAGTTCGAGTGGATGGGCGTGTTCCGCCAGATCCGCACGCTCGGCACCTTCGCCCGCCTGGTCCACCGTGACGGCAAGCCGCGCTACCTCGACGACATGCCGGTCGCGCTGGCCTACCTGCGCGAGACCTGCGCGCGCTACGCCGAGCTGCATCCGCTGTACAAGCTGCTGAACCGGCTGCACGAGGTGCAGGTGCAGGTCGGCTACACCTTCTGA
- the ltaE gene encoding low-specificity L-threonine aldolase has product MSYPQAATGPVLYDFRSDTVTRPTAAMRAAMLAAEVGDDVWGDDPTVQRLEAVAAERLGYEAGLFVPSGTQSNLIALMAHCQRGDEYLVGQDAHTYKYEGGGAAVLGSIQPQPIENAADGSIPLDKLKKAVKPDDAHFARTRLLALENTIGGKVLPADYVDTATRWAHGIGLATHLDGARLWNAAVARGTTPAEIARGFDSVSVCLSKGLGAPVGSVLLGRRDFITQGRRWRKMLGGGMRQAGILAAAGLYALDHNLDRLADDHANAARLADGLRKLPGLTVENQTNMVFVQVAADVAEGFARHLATAGLLVSSVGTAQRWVTHLDVDAAAVDAALAIAARYFD; this is encoded by the coding sequence ATGAGCTACCCGCAGGCCGCCACCGGCCCCGTGCTGTACGACTTCCGTTCCGACACCGTCACCCGCCCGACCGCCGCCATGCGCGCCGCGATGCTGGCGGCCGAGGTCGGCGACGACGTCTGGGGCGACGACCCGACGGTGCAGCGGCTCGAAGCGGTCGCGGCCGAGCGGCTCGGCTACGAGGCCGGCCTGTTCGTGCCCTCGGGCACCCAATCGAACCTGATCGCGCTGATGGCGCATTGCCAGCGCGGCGACGAATACCTGGTCGGCCAGGACGCGCATACCTACAAGTACGAGGGCGGCGGCGCCGCGGTGCTCGGCAGCATCCAGCCGCAGCCGATCGAGAACGCCGCCGACGGCAGCATCCCGCTCGACAAGCTGAAGAAGGCGGTCAAGCCCGACGACGCGCACTTCGCCCGCACCCGCCTCCTGGCGCTGGAGAACACCATCGGCGGCAAGGTGCTGCCGGCCGACTACGTCGACACCGCGACCCGCTGGGCCCACGGCATCGGCCTCGCCACTCACCTCGACGGCGCCCGGCTGTGGAATGCCGCGGTGGCGCGCGGCACCACGCCGGCCGAGATCGCGCGCGGCTTCGACTCGGTCTCGGTCTGCCTGTCCAAGGGCCTCGGCGCGCCGGTCGGCTCGGTGCTGCTCGGCCGCCGCGACTTCATCACCCAGGGCCGCCGCTGGCGCAAGATGCTCGGCGGCGGCATGCGCCAGGCCGGCATCCTGGCCGCGGCCGGGCTGTACGCGCTCGATCACAACCTGGACCGGCTGGCCGACGACCACGCCAACGCCGCGCGGCTGGCCGACGGCCTGCGCAAGCTGCCGGGGCTGACGGTGGAGAACCAGACCAATATGGTGTTCGTACAGGTAGCGGCCGACGTCGCCGAAGGCTTCGCCCGCCACCTGGCCACGGCGGGCCTCCTGGTCAGCAGCGTCGGCACGGCGCAGCGCTGGGTGACCCATCTCGACGTCGACGCGGCGGCAGTGGATGCGGCGCTGGCGATCGCGGCGCGCTATTTCGACTGA
- the argA gene encoding amino-acid N-acetyltransferase, whose protein sequence is MPDIGSPEFVFWFRQAAPYIHAFGGRTFVVAFGGDLVRDGDFVRLAHDLNILVSLGVNLVLVHGARPQINQRLTEAGLPCKFEQGVRVTERDSMGGVLQAIGQVRFEIEAGLSMGLANSPMANADIRVAGGNFVTAQPVGVRDGVDMQYSGEVRKLDVAAMRDRLEFGETILLSPVGYSPTGEAFNLTLEDVATTAAVALQADKLIFLLDQPGVVDEDGQLLNELTAAEAERYLREEIRVTDDIDFYLPCCIRAVRHGVARAHLISRHLDGGLLTELFTHEGIGTMISREPLETLRRATIDDVGGILALIEPLEEQGVLVKRSRELLEREIERFAVLEHDRKIIGCVALHTFEESDIAELAGLAVHPDYRDGGRGEQLLKHVEREARRLRIKQLFVLTTRTAHWFVERGFAPADVEVLPMKKKTLYNWQRRSKVFLKPL, encoded by the coding sequence ATGCCCGACATCGGCTCCCCCGAATTCGTCTTCTGGTTCCGCCAGGCCGCGCCCTACATCCACGCCTTCGGCGGCCGCACCTTCGTGGTCGCCTTCGGCGGCGACCTGGTGCGCGACGGCGACTTCGTGCGCCTGGCGCACGACCTCAACATCCTGGTCAGCCTCGGCGTCAACCTGGTGCTGGTGCACGGCGCCCGGCCGCAGATCAACCAGCGCCTGACCGAGGCCGGCCTGCCGTGCAAGTTCGAGCAGGGCGTGCGGGTGACCGAGCGCGACAGCATGGGCGGCGTGCTGCAGGCGATCGGCCAGGTGCGCTTCGAGATCGAGGCCGGCCTGTCGATGGGCCTGGCCAATTCGCCGATGGCCAATGCCGACATCCGCGTCGCCGGCGGCAACTTCGTCACCGCCCAGCCGGTCGGCGTGCGCGACGGCGTCGACATGCAGTACAGCGGCGAGGTGCGCAAGCTCGACGTCGCCGCGATGCGCGACCGGCTGGAGTTCGGCGAGACCATCCTGCTCTCGCCGGTCGGCTACTCGCCCACCGGCGAGGCGTTCAACCTCACGCTCGAGGACGTCGCCACCACCGCGGCGGTGGCGCTGCAGGCCGACAAGCTGATCTTCCTGCTCGACCAGCCCGGCGTGGTCGACGAGGACGGCCAGCTGCTCAACGAGCTGACCGCGGCCGAGGCCGAGCGCTACCTGCGCGAGGAGATCCGCGTCACCGACGACATCGACTTCTACCTGCCCTGCTGCATCCGCGCGGTGCGCCACGGCGTGGCGCGCGCCCACCTGATCTCGCGCCACCTCGACGGCGGCCTCCTGACCGAGCTGTTCACCCACGAGGGCATCGGCACCATGATCTCGCGCGAGCCGCTCGAGACCCTGCGCCGCGCCACCATCGACGACGTCGGCGGCATCCTGGCGCTGATCGAGCCGCTCGAGGAGCAGGGCGTGCTGGTCAAGCGCTCGCGCGAGCTGCTCGAACGCGAGATCGAGCGCTTCGCGGTGCTCGAGCACGACCGCAAGATCATCGGCTGCGTGGCGCTGCATACCTTCGAGGAGAGCGACATCGCCGAGCTGGCCGGCCTCGCCGTGCACCCGGACTACCGCGACGGCGGCCGCGGCGAGCAGCTGCTCAAGCACGTCGAGCGCGAGGCGCGGCGGCTGCGCATCAAGCAGCTGTTCGTGCTGACCACCCGCACCGCCCACTGGTTCGTCGAGCGCGGCTTCGCCCCGGCCGACGTCGAGGTGCTGCCGATGAAGAAGAAGACGCTGTACAACTGGCAGCGCCGCTCCAAGGTCTTCCTCAAGCCGCTGTGA
- a CDS encoding phosphate/phosphite/phosphonate ABC transporter substrate-binding protein, producing MLHRLVLGWLLLCACLGAQAAARELTIGIEPYFTPRLLISSFQPMREALERTLGQPVVLLTAPDYRQFVRRIEAREFDLVIIGPHTARYAEQQAGYRATLIGRARLLSLLVVKRDGGVRQAADLSGQTIAMPDSLTATAMLGEEWLRKQNLRTALRYFDFHNAAAMAVLHGDVAAAFVNKTAFGHLPPEVRDSLRVLAETRSLPHMVVLLNGRYGPEERQRYADAVAGFVNSAEHGESFAGKLGFAGADAVREGDLDVVEPLVAELRRRLRTE from the coding sequence ATGCTTCATCGGCTGGTGCTTGGATGGCTGTTGCTGTGCGCCTGCCTCGGCGCGCAGGCGGCCGCGCGCGAACTGACCATCGGCATCGAGCCCTACTTCACGCCGCGCCTCTTGATCTCGAGCTTCCAGCCGATGCGCGAGGCGCTCGAGCGCACGCTGGGCCAGCCGGTGGTGCTGCTCACCGCGCCCGACTACCGCCAGTTCGTGCGCCGCATCGAGGCGCGCGAGTTCGACCTGGTCATCATCGGCCCGCATACCGCGCGCTATGCCGAGCAGCAGGCCGGCTACCGCGCCACGCTGATCGGCCGCGCGCGCCTGTTGAGCCTCCTGGTGGTCAAGCGCGACGGCGGCGTGCGGCAGGCCGCCGACCTGTCGGGCCAGACCATCGCCATGCCCGACTCGCTGACCGCCACCGCGATGCTGGGCGAGGAATGGCTGCGCAAGCAGAACCTGCGCACCGCGCTGCGCTACTTCGATTTCCATAACGCCGCCGCGATGGCCGTGCTGCACGGCGACGTGGCCGCCGCCTTCGTCAACAAGACCGCCTTCGGCCACCTGCCGCCCGAGGTGCGCGACAGCTTGCGGGTGCTGGCCGAGACGCGCAGCCTGCCGCACATGGTGGTGCTGCTGAACGGCCGCTACGGCCCCGAGGAGCGGCAGCGCTACGCCGACGCGGTGGCCGGCTTCGTCAATTCGGCCGAGCACGGCGAGAGCTTCGCCGGCAAGCTCGGTTTCGCCGGCGCCGACGCGGTGCGCGAGGGCGACCTCGACGTGGTCGAGCCGCTGGTCGCCGAGCTGCGGCGCAGGTTGAGGACGGAATGA
- a CDS encoding NERD domain-containing protein translates to MIVKDIDAYRCESKQEQAGYAAEKRLAWYLAQYFGDEPRLLILNDLRVVAPDGDFCQVDHLLIHQYGLIIVESKSVSGKIQVNEQGEWKRWYFDAAAKKDKSFGIQSPIKQGQMQARRLRRLMLSNAAENTRSAIEKMHIDVLVAISDGGEFLTRERERYQEVCKADQIDERIGELVKLRAQYHGEGDFVLSEQNKTRLAQWLAARHQPRPPSEQADSPEAEPATIAAPAVVASPAVVQSSAEPKQEPRPEPKPKAEAATTCAYRPKDQAFVHKLLGVEPRQYLSNCRHCASDKLEIRYGKFGYYFFCLACEKNSKIDAMCPDCGQYLKIRKNGSAFSGECAKCKQIRMVHYNE, encoded by the coding sequence ATGATCGTCAAGGACATCGACGCATATCGCTGCGAGAGCAAGCAGGAGCAGGCGGGCTATGCCGCGGAGAAGCGCCTGGCGTGGTACCTGGCGCAATATTTTGGCGACGAGCCCCGCCTGTTGATCCTGAACGATCTCAGGGTGGTCGCACCCGACGGCGATTTCTGCCAAGTCGATCATCTGCTGATTCATCAATACGGCCTGATCATCGTCGAGAGCAAGAGCGTATCGGGCAAGATCCAGGTCAATGAACAGGGCGAATGGAAGCGGTGGTATTTCGACGCCGCAGCGAAGAAGGACAAGAGTTTCGGTATCCAGTCTCCGATCAAGCAAGGCCAGATGCAGGCGCGGCGTCTGCGCAGATTGATGTTGAGCAACGCCGCCGAAAATACCCGGTCCGCGATCGAGAAAATGCATATCGACGTTCTGGTCGCCATTTCGGACGGTGGCGAATTCCTGACCCGGGAGCGGGAGCGTTATCAGGAAGTCTGCAAGGCCGATCAGATCGACGAACGCATCGGTGAGCTGGTGAAACTGCGTGCCCAATACCATGGCGAAGGCGATTTCGTGCTGTCGGAGCAGAACAAGACCCGGCTGGCGCAATGGCTGGCGGCACGCCACCAGCCCAGGCCGCCGTCCGAACAAGCCGATTCGCCGGAGGCCGAGCCGGCGACGATCGCGGCGCCGGCCGTCGTTGCTTCGCCCGCAGTGGTGCAATCGAGCGCGGAGCCGAAACAGGAACCGAGACCGGAGCCAAAACCGAAAGCCGAGGCGGCAACGACCTGCGCATATCGCCCCAAGGATCAGGCTTTCGTCCATAAGCTGCTGGGCGTCGAACCGAGGCAATACCTGAGCAATTGCCGTCATTGCGCGTCCGATAAACTGGAAATCAGGTACGGCAAATTCGGTTATTACTTCTTCTGCCTGGCTTGCGAGAAGAACAGCAAGATCGACGCGATGTGCCCCGATTGCGGACAGTATTTGAAGATACGCAAGAATGGATCTGCCTTTTCGGGCGAATGCGCCAAGTGCAAGCAGATCCGCATGGTTCACTACAACGAATGA
- the murU gene encoding N-acetylmuramate alpha-1-phosphate uridylyltransferase MurU, translated as MKAMILAAGRGERMRPLTDHTPKPLLDVGGLPLIGWHLRRLAAAGITEVVVNHAWLGAQIEAALGDGAAFGVRIAYSPEGTALETAGGIARALPLLGEAPFAVVNGDVWTDYPFERLRPVVERLAAAGGARGHLVLVPKPAYKTGADLALDAAGAVRPHGDGLEPLTFSGVAVYTPAFFEAVPADRPGPLLPWFQAAMAEGRLSGERYAGQWLDVGTVERLESARAAAHR; from the coding sequence ATGAAAGCGATGATCCTCGCCGCCGGCCGCGGCGAACGCATGCGGCCGTTGACCGACCATACCCCGAAGCCGCTGCTCGACGTCGGCGGCCTGCCGCTGATCGGCTGGCACCTGCGCCGGCTGGCGGCGGCCGGCATCACCGAAGTGGTGGTCAACCATGCCTGGCTCGGTGCGCAGATCGAGGCGGCACTCGGCGACGGCGCGGCCTTCGGCGTGCGCATCGCCTATTCGCCCGAGGGCACGGCGCTGGAGACCGCCGGCGGCATCGCCCGCGCCTTGCCGCTGCTGGGCGAGGCGCCGTTCGCGGTGGTGAACGGCGACGTCTGGACCGACTACCCGTTCGAACGGCTGCGGCCGGTGGTGGAGCGGCTGGCGGCGGCCGGCGGCGCGCGCGGCCATCTGGTGCTGGTGCCCAAGCCCGCTTACAAGACCGGCGCCGACCTGGCGCTCGACGCCGCGGGGGCGGTCCGGCCGCATGGCGACGGGCTGGAGCCGCTGACCTTCAGCGGCGTGGCGGTCTATACGCCGGCTTTCTTCGAGGCGGTGCCGGCCGACCGGCCCGGTCCGCTGCTGCCGTGGTTCCAGGCCGCCATGGCCGAGGGCCGGTTGAGCGGCGAGCGCTATGCCGGCCAATGGCTCGACGTCGGCACGGTGGAACGGCTGGAATCGGCGCGCGCTGCCGCCCATCGCTAA